One segment of Haloplanus natans DSM 17983 DNA contains the following:
- a CDS encoding sulfite exporter TauE/SafE family protein: MSASSYSRVQKWFLKYQHFFVFTAPMAFVVGVFFTAPTTASDPGLDYWLEFWWLFPVFLLGATIVNTVGISGSALFVPFLIFVFPLFAQPLEPETLVKVGLISEAFGLSSSSVAFIQYGLVDRRLALTLVGGSIPFVVGGALLSFVIPEPLFHALLGLALLAAASLLFKTNLDHGESEDADAAADGGTPGGNSGTADLPDDSNKLGPAGVETADDGTVTRVDRDGDDYVYTRGGYLRRAANYGIGGTFQGLAGFGIGELGIISMLGTKVPVRVAIGTNHIVVALTAVLASLVHVFGGGLVGGHSLSLASTPWNMVVFTVPATVTGGQIAPYVSNALSTRTIKRFVAMLFGIIAAALFLMAAGLG; this comes from the coding sequence ATGAGTGCCTCGTCATACAGCCGCGTCCAGAAGTGGTTCCTGAAGTATCAGCATTTCTTCGTGTTCACGGCGCCGATGGCGTTCGTCGTCGGAGTTTTCTTTACGGCGCCGACGACGGCGAGCGATCCGGGCCTCGACTACTGGCTCGAGTTCTGGTGGCTCTTCCCCGTCTTCCTCCTCGGCGCGACCATCGTAAACACCGTCGGGATCAGCGGCTCCGCGCTCTTCGTCCCCTTCCTCATCTTCGTCTTCCCGTTGTTCGCCCAGCCGCTCGAGCCGGAGACGCTGGTCAAGGTGGGCCTCATCAGCGAGGCGTTCGGCCTCTCCAGTTCCTCCGTCGCCTTCATCCAGTACGGCCTGGTCGACCGCCGACTGGCGCTCACGCTCGTCGGCGGGTCGATTCCGTTCGTCGTCGGCGGTGCCCTGCTCTCGTTCGTCATTCCCGAACCGCTCTTTCACGCCTTGCTGGGACTCGCGCTGCTCGCGGCCGCGTCCCTCCTGTTCAAGACGAACCTGGACCACGGCGAAAGCGAAGACGCCGACGCCGCGGCCGACGGCGGGACGCCGGGCGGCAACTCGGGGACAGCCGACCTCCCCGATGACAGCAACAAGCTGGGTCCGGCGGGCGTCGAGACGGCCGACGACGGGACGGTGACGCGCGTCGACCGCGACGGCGACGACTACGTCTACACCCGTGGCGGCTACCTGCGCCGCGCGGCGAACTACGGCATCGGCGGCACCTTCCAGGGGCTCGCCGGCTTCGGCATCGGCGAACTCGGCATCATCTCGATGCTCGGGACCAAAGTACCGGTCCGCGTCGCCATCGGCACGAACCACATCGTCGTCGCACTGACGGCGGTTCTCGCCTCGCTCGTCCACGTCTTCGGCGGCGGCCTCGTCGGCGGACACTCCCTCTCGCTCGCCTCGACGCCGTGGAATATGGTCGTGTTCACCGTCCCCGCGACGGTCACCGGGGGCCAGATCGCTCCCTACGTCTCCAACGCGCTCAGCACGCGGACGATCAAGCGGTTCGTCGCGATGCTGTTCGGGATCATCGCCGCGGCGCTGTTCCTGATGGCGGCGGGACTCGGGTAG
- a CDS encoding DUF7554 family protein, which produces MSRAAIDVEDLLKLVLVLVLVWLVLEIVGEVFDLFFGLFSFVPQLLGLVIVVLIVLWLLDRI; this is translated from the coding sequence ATGTCACGCGCCGCCATCGACGTCGAGGACCTGCTGAAACTCGTCCTCGTGCTGGTTCTCGTCTGGCTCGTGCTCGAAATCGTCGGCGAGGTGTTCGACCTCTTTTTCGGCCTGTTCAGCTTCGTTCCCCAACTTCTCGGCCTCGTCATCGTCGTTTTGATCGTCCTCTGGTTGCTCGACCGGATCTGA
- a CDS encoding 2'-5' RNA ligase family protein, with amino-acid sequence MYSLNVPVPPAVERLAADLHPQLLAFDRVRERHTLVCKRFEANEGEYDRLRERLRVALSPAPSFGARVTGIDAFETPTHGPGPVVYLVVESPGLHDLHRRLVGAFGAVDDDLEGAGYVPHVTLARGGADAATVDRLRTLDIDPVTWTVSELHLWSRARREALWRVSLPRP; translated from the coding sequence GTGTACAGTCTGAACGTCCCCGTGCCGCCCGCGGTGGAGCGTCTCGCGGCCGACCTCCACCCCCAACTTCTCGCGTTCGACCGGGTTCGCGAGCGACACACTCTCGTCTGCAAGCGGTTCGAGGCGAACGAGGGCGAGTACGACCGCCTGCGCGAACGCCTCCGGGTCGCGCTCTCGCCGGCACCATCGTTCGGGGCGCGGGTGACGGGCATCGACGCCTTCGAGACGCCCACACATGGCCCCGGTCCGGTCGTCTACCTCGTCGTCGAGAGCCCCGGCCTCCACGACCTGCACCGGCGACTCGTCGGGGCGTTCGGCGCCGTCGACGACGACTTGGAGGGCGCGGGCTACGTCCCACACGTCACGTTGGCGCGCGGTGGTGCCGACGCGGCGACGGTCGACCGGCTCCGAACCCTCGATATCGATCCGGTCACGTGGACCGTCTCCGAACTCCACCTCTGGAGTCGCGCCCGCCGCGAGGCGCTCTGGCGGGTGTCGCTGCCGCGACCCTAA